The Neomonachus schauinslandi chromosome 4, ASM220157v2, whole genome shotgun sequence genome includes a region encoding these proteins:
- the AURKAIP1 gene encoding aurora kinase A-interacting protein, with protein MFLVRLTSQLLRAVPWAGCGRPWPISGVLGRPCYSTRPTGPSGVALVPGKGLQLELEEMLVPRKMSISPLESWLTAHYLLPRLDARTPGTVAPSQLYECPPSQVEGAEQGMEEVWDAPQVQCKNVLKIRRRKMNHHKYRKLVKRTRFLRRKVREGRLKRKQIKFERDLRRIWLKAGLKEAPAGWQTPKIYLKGK; from the exons ATGTTCCTGGTGCGCCTGACGTCTCAGCTGCTGAGGGCTGTTCCTTGGGCAG GTTGCGGTCGGCCCTGGCCTATCTCAGGGGTCCTAGGCAGGCCTTGCTACAGCACACGGCCAACAGGCCCAAGTGGAGTTGCCCTCGTCCCTGGCAAGGGGCTCCAGCTGGAGCTTGAGGAGATGCTGGTCCCCAGGAAGATGTCCATCAGTCCTCTGGAGAGCTGGCTGACTGCCCACTACCTCCTACCCAGACtagatgccaggaccccagggaccGTGGCACCATCTCAGCTCTATGAGTGTCCACCTAGCCAAGTGGAAGGGGCTGAGCAGGGGATGGAGGAGGTCTGGGATGCACCCCAGGTGCAGTGCAAAAACGTACTGAAGATTCGCCGGCGGAAGATGAATCATCACAAGTACCGTAAACTGGTCAAGAGGACCCGGTTCCTGCGGCGGAAGGTCCGGGAAGGACGCCTGAAACGGAAGCAG ATCAAGTTCGAGAGAGACCTGAGGCGCATCTGGCTGAAGGCGGGCCTGAAGGAAGCCCCTGCAGGCTGGCAGACCCCCAAGATCTACTTGAAGGGCAAATGA